One Prinia subflava isolate CZ2003 ecotype Zambia chromosome 17, Cam_Psub_1.2, whole genome shotgun sequence DNA segment encodes these proteins:
- the BRI3 gene encoding membrane protein BRI3 — translation MDSKPLLQERPPAYSPAAPGAPAYDYGHGNYGAIPAPQPGFQPPPPYSYPGAAAAPGYAVPPPTSQPNYSSTYTIIQQPATTTSVVVVGGCPACRVGVLEDTFTCLGVLCAIVFFPIGILFCLALRQRRCPNCGAAFG, via the exons ATGGACAGCAAACCGCTGCTGCAGGAGCGGCCCCCCGCCTAcagccccgccgcgccgggcgCGCCGGCATACGACTACGGCCACGGCAACTACGGCGCCATccccgccccgcagcccggcTTCCAGCCGCCCCCGCCGTACTCCTACCCgggcgccgcggccgccccaG gGTATGCTGTTCCTCCACCGACATCACAGCCAAACTATTCGAGCACGTACACCATCATTCAACAGCCTGCCACCACCACTTCTGTAGTAGTGGTTGGTGGCTGTCCTGCCTGCAG GGTTGGCGTGTTGGAGGACACCTTCACCTGTCTTGGTGTTTTGTGTGCCATTGTATTCTTTCCAATTGGGATTCTGTTCTGCCTTGCACTGAGGCAGAGAAGATGCCCTAACTGTGGGGCAGCTTTTGGCTGA
- the BAIAP2L1 gene encoding brain-specific angiogenesis inhibitor 1-associated protein 2-like protein 1 has protein sequence MSRDPEEVNRLTENTYKNVMEQFNPGLRNLINLGKNYEKAVNVMVVAGRAYYDSLAKIGDISADSPVSKELGQVLVEISRTHKKLNDSLEESFKKFHKEIISELEKKTDLDVKYMTATLKRYQTEHRNKLDSLEKSQAELKKIRRKSQGARNVTKYEHKEMEYLETVSSRQSDIQRFIAEGCREALLEEKRRFCFLVDKHCSFTQHMHFYHVQCADFLKSKLPGWEEICSDATKVPEKVRMMIDEIRTPGSTPVSGTPQPSPMVKRNTLIGNDFYPHQENASKVPPAPTGRAYTSPLVDMFNNPAAAPKAPSDKLNHSAENSDDASLSRSTSVATGLNIIKRQKVKTIFPHTAGNNKTLLSFAQGDIITLLVAEEKDGWLYGEHDTTRLKGWFPSSYTTPLDESAEEKAFAPVPSPAPIRSVSSVNLVEKGEVVLPPPDYLGAAQTDRRTEPAKGAAVKTPSDRGEQAGPKPDMNGIIKPPFLSGENPFATVKLRPTVTNDRSAPIIR, from the exons TTATGGTAGTGGCTGGAAGAGCGTATTATGATAGCCTTGCAAAGATTGGGGACATATCAGCAGATTCTCCAGTTTCTAAAGAATTAG GCCAAGTTCTGGTAGAAATCTCAAGAACACACAAGAAACTTAATGACAGTCTAGAGGAGAGT ttcaAAAAATTTCATAAAGAAATCATATCTGAACTGGAGAAGAAAACAGACCTGGATGTAAAATATATGACT GCAACTTTAAAAAGGTACCAAACTGAACACAGAAACAAACTGGATTCTTTAGAGAAGTCTCAGGCTGAGctgaagaaaatcagaaggaaaagccaaggagcCCGAAATGTAACGAAGTATGAGCATAAAGAAATGGAG TATTTGGAAACCGTGAGCTCTCGACAAAGTGATATTCAGAGATTTATTGCAGAAGGCTGCAGAGAAGCTCTCCTTGAAGAGAAAAGAAGGTTCTGTTTTCTGGTTGACAAGCACTGCAGCTTTACCCAGCACATGCACTTCTATCATGTCCAG TGTGCGGACTTCCTAAAATCCAAGCTGCCTGGGTGGGAGGAGATCTGTAGTGATGCCACCAAAGTGCCTGAAAAAGTGAGAATGATGATCGATGAGATCAGGACCCCTGGCTCCACCCCGGTGTCGGGAACGCCGCAGCCTTCCCCGATGGTGAAGAGAAACACCCTG atTGGAAATGATTTTTATCCTCACCAAGAAAACGCATCCAAAGTGCCCCCGGCTCCCACGGGCAGGGCGTACACGAGCCCGCTCGTGGATATGTTCAacaatcctgcagcagctcccaaagcaCCTTCTGACAAACTGAACCACTCAGCAG AGAATTCAGATGATGCCAGTTTATCACGTTCAACTTCTGTTGCAACAGgattaaatataattaaaaggCAAAAAGTGAAGACAATCTTCCCACATACTGCTGGAAACAACAAGACATTGCTCAGCTTTGCCCAGGGGGATATCATCACCCTGCTGGTGGCTGAGGAAAAGGATGGCTGGCTTTATGGGGAGCATGACACAACCAGACT AAAAGGATGGTTTCCATCATCATACACCACACCACTGGATGaatcagcagaagaaaaagcctTTGCCCCAGTGCCAAG CCCTGCACCAATCCGGAGTGTCAGCTCTGTGAACCTGGTGGAGAAGGGGGAAGTTGTCCTCCCACCCCCGGACTACCTGGGGGctgcacagacagacagacggacGGAGCCGGCCAAAGGCGCCGCGGTGAAAACCCCGAGCGACCGAGGGGAGCAGGCGGGCCCG aaaccTGACATGAATGGCATTATAAAGCCACCTTTTCTAAG tggAGAAAACCCCTTTGCAACGGTGAAGCTGCGACCCACAGTAACAAATGACAGATCTGCACCCATCATCCGATGA